In Rhodothermia bacterium, the following are encoded in one genomic region:
- a CDS encoding CvpA family protein, with amino-acid sequence MIHLNILDVAILLFCIYQGYKGYTKGAIKTIIPLIYWVVAFFGAVFLMRQLGDLFFVKVLGFSVMLSSILSFALIIVVAVWGYRKVLDFLEDVVGGSITLANHLIGMVAGALKGFFLASMILITSSNIGIPSQNTRNSSSLYGDTTNFSVRMLKYVSLVWPQAEGFAEKFKTNVSK; translated from the coding sequence ATGATTCATCTGAATATACTTGACGTCGCCATCCTGCTTTTTTGCATTTATCAGGGTTATAAAGGTTATACAAAGGGCGCTATTAAAACCATTATTCCATTAATTTACTGGGTCGTCGCTTTTTTTGGAGCTGTATTTTTGATGCGGCAATTGGGAGATCTCTTTTTTGTCAAAGTGCTTGGTTTTAGTGTGATGCTATCCTCCATCTTATCTTTTGCTTTGATCATCGTGGTGGCCGTTTGGGGGTATAGGAAAGTATTAGATTTTTTAGAAGATGTCGTTGGTGGCTCCATCACTCTGGCCAATCATCTCATTGGCATGGTGGCAGGGGCGCTTAAAGGCTTTTTTCTGGCGAGTATGATTCTCATAACTTCATCAAACATCGGTATTCCAAGCCAAAACACCCGAAATTCATCTTCTCTATATGGCGACACCACCAATTTCTCGGTTCGGATGCTAAAATACGTTAGCCTTGTATGGCCACAGGCCGAGGGATTTGCCGAAAAGTTTAAGACCAATGTCTCCAAATAG